ATCTGTAATAAAGTCTAACATGATGTCGGCTGAAGGGATTGCCAGATTTTCTTGTGTGAGTGGATAGAAGCCTCACATGAACTCTGACAACACACGCCGGATTTTAAATGACTGTTGCTCTTTGTTTGATCCACACGTCTCTATGGCATTGGCGGCCTACTATTGATTGGCAAACTTGCTTGTCCCCATGGCAACAGTTCCGCCTCTTGATCAAGCGCCTCCATATTTGAAGGTAGGCCTGTTGGATCTTTGGGATGCGACAAGCGTAGAACACAGGGTTGACTGCAGAGTtggcatgagacaggagaatacctggaaaaaaaggtttttcctGTAAGTAAGTCATATTTAAAGCTTCTCtggaaagaaaaaacagcaaTTGCAGACTGTCTTAAGTAAATGAACAGCATATGTCCCTTACCTGTATAGAGTGTCCCCTGTGAGACAGCTTGAGGACCATGAAACAGCAGCAGGCAGTTCATTAGGTGCAGAGGAATCCAGCAGCCGGCAAACAAAATTAGAACCAGAGCCAGAGAGCAGGCCAGTTTCTTCTCCCTGAGCAGAGAGGCCTGGGTGTGAGGACAGCTCTCCTTTAGGCGGCCCTGCAGGCTCCAGAAGATTTGTGTGTAGAGGAGGGTCATGACCAGCAGGGGTGCCATGACACATCCCAAGAAGTTAAAGTAAACCATGAATGGGAGGGAAATAACTGAGAGGAAGGTGCAGGGTGGAGAAATGAAGGACGAGGAGGATGTATTGGTGGAATCGGATGCCAGAGAGGACTGGTGGCGCCAGCCAAAGAGAGGGGTGAACCCCAGCAGACAGGAAAGTGTCCAGCACACAAACAGAGCCGCCCATGTACGCCTCTGTGTGGCCAGAGCTTTGTACCTGAGGATGAGGgatcaaacaaaaagaagaaataaaagagaGGCTTGATTCTACAAATTGACACGCGTGCATGTTATTCAGCTTCTCTGCCTGTAAACCAGTGTTTCAGAGTTTGAACTCACCTGAGCGGTGTGTGCAACCGGAGGTATCGGTCCACGGCGATGGCAAGCAGTGACAGGACAGATGCCTGAGTCAGCACGAGCACGACACAGCTGAGAAGTAGACACAGGTCAGGGGTCACACTCACCCAGCCATCCAACAGTACAGCCAGGGGCACAGCAGCCACACCCACGAGGAAGCAGTAGGTGGGCTCCCGGAGAGAATCTCTGACACCAGTGCACACCGCATACACCACCAGCACATTGCCAAGGCAACAGGCCAAAGCAATCAGCACTTCTAGTACTGTGTAGGCCACCCAACTCCACTCAGCCATCACTGAAGATGAAGACTAGGGCAGGTTTCCTTGAAAGTTGTGGACAGGTAAGATGAATTCCATTGGAACATTAAATCCATCATCATCCTGTGCTTGTTGTTCAGATCGTGTGCGTCTTCCTGCTTTCAGCTCTTGGCTTCAAATGACCAGAATGACCAGATGGCTTTTATATGCAAACATGCATGCGCttctgtgtgcacacacagcAGGGGTGCACTCCATGGAGACGCCATCTGTATTTCATCAGTGTGTGAGAAACATTTTCTCACTCTGATAAATGTGCCTCAGAAGAGAAGAAGACCTCTGAATGAGCCGTTTCACATTGGATACACCACGGGTGTGTGTTTCAGATCATTTACTCCTTTACAAGTATTAAGACTACAATGTGGAAATACAGAATAAcaagtaaagctaaatgttTGATCACAATGTTCTCTTTTAAAGTGacttatttgtatatgttttggTTTGATCATAATGGATCACATTTTAGAAGTtgattgtatattttatatattaaatataaatattccaAGTAAATGTAGtgaattgaaatatatattgcTTAGAAATGTAGTGTTGTCTCACAATCCTTTTCTATGTA
The genomic region above belongs to Pseudoliparis swirei isolate HS2019 ecotype Mariana Trench chromosome 9, NWPU_hadal_v1, whole genome shotgun sequence and contains:
- the LOC130200028 gene encoding adenosine receptor A3-like; the encoded protein is MAEWSWVAYTVLEVLIALACCLGNVLVVYAVCTGVRDSLREPTYCFLVGVAAVPLAVLLDGWVSVTPDLCLLLSCVVLVLTQASVLSLLAIAVDRYLRLHTPLRYKALATQRRTWAALFVCWTLSCLLGFTPLFGWRHQSSLASDSTNTSSSSFISPPCTFLSVISLPFMVYFNFLGCVMAPLLVMTLLYTQIFWSLQGRLKESCPHTQASLLREKKLACSLALVLILFAGCWIPLHLMNCLLLFHGPQAVSQGTLYTGILLSHANSAVNPVFYACRIPKIQQAYLQIWRRLIKRRNCCHGDKQVCQSIVGRQCHRDVWIKQRATVI